The following proteins come from a genomic window of Hydrogenispora ethanolica:
- a CDS encoding (2Fe-2S) ferredoxin domain-containing protein translates to MLVTICIGSGCHIKGSRQIIEVLQAKIQSHRLEAQIELEGCFCQGHCTEGVVLKIDGVMVTGVSKENIEALFNQRILEVLRP, encoded by the coding sequence ATGCTCGTTACGATCTGCATTGGCAGTGGCTGTCACATCAAAGGCTCCCGCCAGATTATCGAGGTTCTGCAAGCCAAAATTCAGAGCCACCGGCTGGAGGCCCAGATTGAATTGGAGGGCTGTTTCTGCCAAGGGCATTGCACCGAAGGGGTCGTCCTCAAGATCGATGGCGTGATGGTCACCGGCGTTTCCAAAGAGAATATCGAAGCTCTGTTCAATCAGCGGATTTTGGAGGTTTTGCGGCCGTGA
- a CDS encoding iron-containing alcohol dehydrogenase, whose product MARFTLPRDLYFGKNAMAELKCLKGYKKAMIVTGGTSMQKFGFLKRLEDILKEAGLAVKIFEGVEPDPSVETVMAGAKAMQEFGPDVIVSIGGGSPIDAAKAMWVFYEYPELTFEDIKTPFSMPKLRKKAIFVAIPSTSGTATEVTAFSVITDYSTKIKYPLADFEITPDIAILDSSIPVTMPPKLVAHTGMDALTHAIEAYVASARSRFSDPLALEAISLCFDYLLDSYHGNEEARGEMHIAQCLAGMAFSNALLGITHSLAHKIGAQYEIPHGCCNAILLPYVIQYNSASCLKEYAAIAKRLALPGATDKQLVNSLIDAITALNAKLNIAPTLKEHGVSVEQFQATVDFIAENAALDPCTGSNPRPATPVELKKILECAFDGRPVNF is encoded by the coding sequence ATGGCCAGATTTACACTCCCCCGCGACCTCTATTTTGGAAAGAACGCCATGGCCGAATTGAAGTGCCTGAAAGGTTACAAGAAAGCCATGATCGTGACCGGCGGAACCTCCATGCAGAAATTCGGTTTTTTAAAGAGGCTGGAGGACATTCTGAAAGAGGCCGGACTGGCGGTTAAAATCTTTGAAGGCGTGGAGCCCGATCCCTCGGTGGAGACGGTGATGGCCGGGGCCAAGGCGATGCAGGAGTTCGGGCCGGACGTGATCGTCTCGATCGGCGGCGGTTCGCCGATTGACGCCGCCAAAGCGATGTGGGTCTTTTACGAGTATCCCGAACTGACCTTCGAGGATATCAAGACGCCCTTCTCAATGCCGAAGCTGCGCAAAAAGGCGATCTTTGTGGCCATCCCCTCGACCAGCGGCACGGCGACGGAAGTCACCGCCTTCTCGGTCATTACCGATTATTCCACCAAGATCAAATATCCGTTGGCCGATTTCGAGATCACCCCCGACATCGCCATCCTGGACAGCAGCATCCCCGTGACCATGCCGCCGAAACTGGTGGCCCATACCGGGATGGATGCGCTGACCCACGCGATCGAGGCCTATGTGGCGTCGGCCCGTTCCCGGTTCTCCGATCCGCTGGCGCTGGAAGCCATCTCGCTGTGCTTCGATTATTTGCTGGACTCCTACCACGGCAATGAGGAAGCCCGGGGCGAAATGCACATCGCCCAGTGCCTCGCCGGCATGGCCTTCAGCAATGCGCTGCTGGGCATCACTCATAGCCTGGCCCATAAGATCGGCGCCCAGTACGAGATCCCGCACGGCTGTTGCAACGCGATCCTGTTGCCCTATGTGATCCAGTACAACTCGGCCAGCTGCCTGAAAGAATACGCGGCCATCGCCAAGCGGCTCGCCCTGCCCGGCGCGACCGACAAGCAACTGGTCAACTCGTTGATTGATGCCATTACCGCGCTGAACGCCAAGCTGAATATCGCGCCGACCTTGAAAGAGCACGGTGTCTCCGTCGAACAGTTCCAGGCGACGGTCGACTTCATCGCCGAAAACGCCGCGCTCGATCCGTGCACTGGCAGCAATCCGCGGCCGGCCACCCCAGTGGAACTGAAAAAGATTCTCGAATGCGCCTTCGACGGCAGGCCGGTCAATTTCTAA
- a CDS encoding sulfide/dihydroorotate dehydrogenase-like FAD/NAD-binding protein, with product MYKIVKQQRLNSAVVSIEVEAPYVARKCEPGQFVIVRVDPDGERIPLTIADFDRAGNTITLIYQELGYSTKRLSTKAVGDELQDVAGPLGQAAELRKTAKVLGIGGGVGAAPLYPQLKKLADLGSQVDVILGGRSAELVILANEFRAFARQVTIATDDGSLGLKGTVVDALLRKVRDENYNRVIAIGPLPMMRAVVEHTKRLEIPTMVSLNPIMIDGTGMCGGCRVTVGGATKFACVDGPDFDGFQVNFDECIRRQLMYRQQERRFEQEHPCRIGWEGTKSC from the coding sequence GTGTATAAGATTGTAAAGCAGCAACGGTTGAATTCGGCGGTCGTCTCGATCGAGGTCGAAGCGCCGTATGTGGCCCGCAAGTGCGAGCCCGGCCAATTCGTGATCGTGCGGGTGGATCCGGACGGCGAACGGATCCCCCTGACGATCGCCGACTTTGACCGCGCCGGGAATACTATTACCCTGATCTATCAGGAACTGGGCTACTCCACCAAGCGTCTCAGCACCAAAGCGGTCGGGGACGAACTGCAGGATGTGGCCGGGCCCCTGGGGCAGGCGGCGGAATTGCGCAAAACCGCCAAAGTGCTCGGGATCGGCGGCGGCGTAGGCGCCGCCCCGCTCTATCCGCAACTTAAAAAACTGGCGGACCTGGGCAGCCAGGTCGATGTGATCCTGGGCGGCCGCAGCGCCGAACTGGTCATCCTGGCCAATGAGTTCCGCGCCTTCGCGCGGCAGGTGACCATCGCCACCGACGACGGCAGCCTCGGCCTGAAAGGCACGGTCGTCGACGCGCTCCTGCGCAAAGTGCGCGACGAAAACTATAACCGGGTCATTGCCATTGGCCCGCTGCCGATGATGCGGGCGGTGGTGGAGCATACCAAGCGGCTGGAGATTCCCACCATGGTCTCGCTGAACCCGATCATGATCGACGGTACCGGAATGTGCGGCGGCTGCCGGGTGACGGTCGGCGGCGCGACGAAATTCGCCTGCGTCGACGGCCCCGATTTCGACGGTTTTCAAGTAAATTTTGACGAATGCATCCGCCGGCAGTTGATGTACCGTCAGCAAGAACGCCGGTTCGAGCAGGAGCACCCCTGCCGGATCGGATGGGAGGGAACGAAATCATGCTAA